In a genomic window of Passer domesticus isolate bPasDom1 chromosome 3, bPasDom1.hap1, whole genome shotgun sequence:
- the TMEM30A gene encoding cell cycle control protein 50A produces the protein MAVNYSAKEEADGHPSGGVGVPGGGAVGSGGGGAVKTRKPDNTAFKQQRLPAWQPILTAGTVLPAFFIIGLIFIPIGIGIFVTSNNIREYEIDYTGTEPSSPCNKCLNVSWDSTPPCTCTINFTLEHSFESNVFMYYGLSNFYQNHRRYVKSRDDSQLNGDNSSLLNPSKECEPYRTNEDKPIAPCGAIANSMFNDTLELYRIDNDTRTPIPLIKKGIAWWTDKNVKFRNPTGDGNNLTALFQGTTKPVNWPKPVYMLDSEPDNNGFINEDFIVWMRTAALPTFRKLYRLIERKNNFQPTLQAGKYSLDIAYNYPVHSFDGRKRMILSTISWMGGKNPFLGIAYITVGSICFFLGVVLLFIHHKYGNRNTSADIPN, from the exons atGGCGGTGAACTACAGCGCCAAGGAGGAGGCGGACGGGCACCCCTCGGGCGGCGTCGGCGTGCCGGGCGGCGGCGCGGtgggcagcggcggcgggggcgccGTGAAGACCCGCAAGCCCGACAACACCGCATTCAAGCAGCAGCGGCTGCCGGCCTGGCAGCCCATCCTGACGGCGGGCACGGTGCTGCCGGCCTTCTTCATCATCGGCCTCATCTTCATCCCTATCGGCATCGGCATCTTCGTCACCTCCAACAACATCCGCGAGTACGAG ATTGACTATACGGGAACAGAACCTTCTAGTCCCTGCAACAAATGCTTAAATGTGTCCTGGGACAGCACACCCCCTTGTACATGCACCATCAATTTCACACTGGAACATTCATTTGAG AGCAATGTATTCATGTATTATGGACTTTCCAACTTTTATCAAAACCACCGTCGTTACGTGAAATCTCGAGATGACAGCCAGCTAAATGGAGACAACAGTTCACTACTT AATCCAAGTAAGGAATGTGAGCCTTACCGCACAAACGAGGACAAACCCATTGCTCCTTGTGGAGCTATTGCCAACAGTATGTTTAATG ATACACTGGAGTTATACCGCATCGATAATGACACAAGGACTCCGATCCCTTTGATCAAAAAAGGCATTGCATGGTGGACAGATAAAAATGTAAAGTTCAGGAATCCTACAGGAGATGGAAACAATTTAACTGCACTTTTCCAAG GCACAACAAAACCTGTGAACTGGCCCAAGCCAGTGTATATGCTGGACTCAGAGCCTGACAACAACGGCTTCATCAATGAGGACTTCATCGTGTGGATGCGCACCGCTGCTCTGCCAACGTTCCGCAAGCTCTATCGTCTCATCGAAAGGAAGAACAACTTTCAGCCTACCTTACAGGCTGGAAAATACTCTTTGGATATTGCATACA ATTATCCTGTACACAGTTTTGATGGACGAAAAAGGATGATCCTCAGCACCATCTCGTGGATGGGAGGCAAAAATCCCTTCCTGGGAATTGCTTACATCACTGTTGGGTCCATATGCTTCTTCTTAGGAGTGGTATTGCTGTTCATTCATCATAAATACGGCAATCGAAACACCAGTGCAGACATTCCCAATTAA